In Pseudomonas sp. Leaf58, one DNA window encodes the following:
- a CDS encoding microcin C ABC transporter permease YejB produces the protein MLAYILRRLLLIIPTLFGILIINFIIVQAAPGGPVEQMIAKLEGFEGATSRIAGGGAEVSVAGSNYRGAQGLDPALIAEIERMYGFDKSPPERLWIMIKNYAQLDFGDSFFRDAKVIDLIIEKMPVSISLGLWSTLIMYLVSIPLGIAKAVRHGSHFDVWTSSAIIVGYAIPAFLFAILLIVLFAGGSYFDWFPLRGLTSNNFDELSTTGKVLDYFWHLVLPITALVIGNFATMTLLTKNSFLDEINKQYVVTAKAKGLSRPRVLYGHVFRNAMLLVIAGFPSAFIGIFFTGSLLIEVIFSLDGLGLMSFEAAINRDYPVVFGTLFIFTLLGLVVKLIGDLTYTLVDPRIDFASREH, from the coding sequence ATGCTGGCCTACATCCTGCGCCGCCTGCTGCTGATCATCCCGACTCTGTTCGGTATCCTCATCATCAACTTCATCATCGTCCAGGCCGCCCCCGGTGGCCCGGTCGAGCAGATGATCGCCAAGCTCGAAGGCTTCGAAGGCGCCACCAGCCGCATTGCCGGTGGCGGTGCCGAGGTGTCGGTAGCCGGCTCCAACTACCGTGGTGCCCAGGGCCTGGACCCGGCGCTGATCGCCGAGATCGAGCGCATGTACGGTTTTGACAAGTCGCCGCCCGAGCGCCTGTGGATCATGATCAAGAACTACGCCCAGCTGGACTTCGGCGACAGCTTCTTCCGCGATGCCAAGGTAATCGACCTGATCATCGAAAAGATGCCGGTGTCGATCTCGCTGGGGCTATGGAGCACGCTGATCATGTACCTGGTGTCGATCCCGCTGGGTATCGCCAAGGCGGTGCGCCACGGCAGCCACTTCGACGTTTGGACCAGTTCAGCGATCATCGTCGGCTATGCCATCCCGGCGTTCCTGTTCGCCATCCTGCTGATCGTACTGTTCGCCGGCGGCAGCTACTTCGACTGGTTCCCGCTGCGCGGCCTAACCTCCAACAACTTCGACGAACTAAGCACCACCGGCAAAGTTCTCGACTATTTCTGGCACTTGGTGCTGCCGATCACCGCGCTGGTCATTGGCAACTTCGCCACCATGACCCTGCTGACCAAGAACAGCTTCCTCGACGAGATCAACAAGCAGTACGTGGTCACCGCCAAGGCCAAGGGCCTGAGCCGGCCACGGGTGCTGTACGGCCACGTGTTCCGCAATGCCATGTTGCTGGTGATTGCCGGCTTCCCGTCGGCGTTCATCGGCATTTTCTTCACAGGCTCCTTGCTGATCGAGGTGATCTTTAGCCTCGACGGCCTAGGCCTGATGAGTTTCGAGGCGGCCATCAACCGCGATTACCCGGTGGTCTTCGGCACCCTGTTCATCTTCACCCTGCTGGGGCTGGTGGTGAAACTGATCGGCGACCTGACCTACACCCTGGTCGATCCACGCATCGACTTCGCGAGCCGGGAGCACTGA
- a CDS encoding ABC transporter permease — translation MALSPLNRRRFERFKANRRGWWSLWLFLILFGLSLGAELVANDKPIAVRYDGAWYFPAFKRYPETTFGGEFPLEANYKSPYIRDLLEKKHSFVLWAPIPFSYQSINYDLRVPAPAPPSADNWLGTDDQGRDVLARVIYGFRISVLFALTLTVASSIVGVIAGALQGFYGGWVDLAGQRFLEVWSGLPVLYLLIILASFVQPNFWWLLGIMLLFSWMSLVDVVRAEFLRGRNLEYVRAARALGMRNGAIMYRHILPNAMISTMTFMPFILTGAIGTLTALDFLGFGLPAGSPSLGELVAQGKSNLQAPWLGISAFAVLALMLSLLVFIGESARDAFDPRK, via the coding sequence ATGGCCTTGTCCCCCCTCAACCGTCGGCGCTTCGAGCGCTTCAAGGCCAACCGCCGTGGCTGGTGGTCGCTGTGGCTGTTCCTGATCCTGTTTGGCCTGAGCCTGGGCGCCGAGCTGGTCGCCAACGACAAACCGATAGCCGTGCGCTACGACGGTGCCTGGTACTTCCCGGCGTTCAAGCGCTACCCGGAAACCACCTTCGGTGGTGAATTCCCGCTGGAGGCCAACTACAAGAGCCCATACATCCGCGACCTGCTGGAGAAAAAACACAGCTTCGTGCTGTGGGCGCCGATCCCGTTCAGCTACCAGAGCATCAACTACGACCTGCGCGTGCCCGCCCCTGCCCCACCCTCGGCGGACAACTGGCTGGGCACCGACGACCAAGGCCGCGACGTCCTGGCGCGGGTGATCTATGGCTTCCGCATTTCGGTGCTGTTTGCCCTGACCTTGACCGTGGCCAGTTCCATCGTCGGCGTCATCGCTGGCGCCTTGCAGGGCTTTTATGGCGGCTGGGTCGACCTGGCCGGGCAGCGCTTCCTGGAAGTCTGGTCGGGCCTGCCGGTGCTGTACCTGCTGATCATCCTCGCCAGCTTCGTGCAACCGAACTTCTGGTGGCTGCTGGGCATCATGCTGCTGTTCTCGTGGATGAGCTTGGTGGATGTGGTGCGTGCCGAGTTCCTGCGCGGGCGCAACCTGGAATACGTGCGCGCTGCCCGTGCCCTGGGCATGCGCAACGGCGCAATCATGTACCGGCATATCCTGCCCAACGCCATGATCTCGACCATGACCTTCATGCCGTTCATCCTCACGGGCGCCATCGGCACCCTCACCGCCCTGGACTTCCTCGGCTTCGGCCTGCCCGCAGGCTCGCCATCGCTGGGCGAACTGGTGGCCCAGGGCAAGTCCAACCTGCAAGCTCCATGGCTGGGTATCAGCGCGTTTGCGGTACTGGCGTTGATGCTGAGCCTGCTGGTGTTCATCGGCGAATCCGCCCGCGATGCCTTTGACCCGAGGAAGTGA
- a CDS encoding ABC transporter ATP-binding protein — protein sequence MSEQNLIEVRDLAVEFVTGDQAHRVVDGISFDIRKGETLALVGESGSGKSVTAHSILRLLPYPLARHPSGSIRYEGKDLLQQSEKALQRIRGNRIAMIFQEPMTSLNPLHCIEKQINEILLLHKGLTGKEATARTLELLELVGIPEPRKRLKALPHELSGGQRQRVMIAMALANEPELLIADEPTTALDVTVQLKILELLKELQARLGMALLLISHDLNLVRRIAHRVCVMQHGQIVEQAECARLFSAPQHHYTQMLINAEPSGLPAHNPVGAPLLEVDDLKVWFPIKKGLLRRTVDHVKAVDGVNFSLPQGQTLGIVGESGSGKSTLGLAILRLISSQGGIRFHGQNLQGMNQQAVRPLRREMQVVFQDPFGSLSPRMCVEDIVGEGLRIHKIGTAQEQEAAIVAALEEVGLDPRTRHRYPHEFSGGQRQRIAIARALVLKPALILLDEPTSALDRTVQRQVVELLRNLQQKYNLTYLFISHDLAVVKALSHQLMVIKHGQVVEQGDAQAIFHAPQHPYTRQLLEAAFLQVEAS from the coding sequence ATGAGTGAACAGAACCTGATCGAAGTGCGCGACCTGGCGGTGGAATTCGTCACCGGTGACCAGGCTCACCGCGTGGTCGACGGTATCAGCTTCGATATCCGCAAGGGTGAAACCCTGGCCCTGGTGGGCGAGAGTGGTTCGGGCAAATCGGTTACCGCGCACTCGATCCTGCGCCTACTGCCCTACCCCCTGGCCCGTCACCCCAGCGGCAGCATCCGCTACGAGGGCAAGGACCTGCTGCAGCAGAGCGAGAAGGCCCTGCAGCGCATTCGCGGCAACCGCATTGCGATGATCTTCCAAGAGCCGATGACCTCGCTTAACCCGTTGCACTGCATCGAAAAGCAGATCAACGAAATCCTCCTGCTGCACAAGGGCCTGACCGGCAAGGAAGCTACCGCGCGCACGCTGGAACTACTGGAACTGGTCGGCATCCCCGAGCCGCGCAAGCGCCTCAAGGCGCTGCCGCATGAGCTGTCTGGCGGTCAGCGTCAGCGGGTGATGATCGCCATGGCGCTGGCCAACGAGCCGGAGTTGCTGATTGCCGATGAGCCGACCACGGCGCTGGATGTGACCGTACAGCTGAAAATTCTCGAGCTGCTCAAGGAACTGCAGGCCCGCCTGGGCATGGCGCTGTTGCTGATCAGCCATGACCTGAACCTGGTACGCCGCATCGCCCACCGTGTGTGCGTGATGCAGCACGGGCAAATTGTCGAGCAGGCTGAATGTGCCAGGCTGTTCAGCGCGCCGCAGCACCACTACACGCAGATGCTGATCAATGCAGAGCCCAGCGGGCTGCCCGCGCACAACCCAGTGGGGGCGCCATTGCTGGAGGTGGATGACCTCAAGGTGTGGTTCCCAATCAAGAAGGGCTTGCTGCGGCGCACGGTTGACCATGTGAAGGCGGTCGATGGGGTGAACTTCAGCTTGCCGCAGGGGCAGACACTGGGGATTGTCGGCGAGTCCGGGTCGGGCAAGTCGACGTTAGGTTTGGCGATCTTGCGGCTGATCTCCAGCCAGGGCGGCATTCGTTTTCATGGGCAGAATCTGCAAGGCATGAACCAGCAGGCCGTGCGACCGCTGCGGCGCGAAATGCAAGTGGTGTTCCAAGACCCGTTCGGCAGCCTGAGCCCCCGCATGTGCGTGGAGGACATTGTCGGTGAAGGCCTGCGCATACATAAGATTGGTACGGCGCAAGAACAAGAAGCAGCGATTGTTGCGGCCCTGGAAGAAGTGGGGCTGGACCCGCGCACCCGACATCGCTATCCGCATGAGTTTTCCGGTGGTCAGCGCCAGCGCATTGCAATTGCCCGGGCGCTGGTGTTGAAGCCGGCGCTGATTCTGCTGGATGAGCCTACCTCGGCGCTGGACCGCACGGTGCAGCGGCAGGTGGTGGAGTTGCTGCGCAATCTGCAGCAGAAGTACAACCTGACGTACTTGTTCATCAGCCATGACCTGGCGGTGGTCAAGGCGTTGAGTCACCAGTTGATGGTGATCAAGCATGGGCAGGTGGTGGAACAAGGGGATGCGCAGGCGATCTTCCATGCACCGCAGCATCCGTATACCCGGCAGTTGCTGGAGGCGGCGTTTTTGCAGGTGGAGGCTTCGTAG
- a CDS encoding aminotransferase, with translation MSSPQQQPSSPALATLIQRSSLPSPSLSEPQAHAVLQTHYGLAGDLSALGSQQDLNFRVDTAHGRFVLKACHGSYAQLELEAQHAALAFLREQGLPVPAVRTANNGQALLELDIDGQPLRMRLLDYIEGQPLTRLKHMQPRLMAELGGLCARLDKALATFDHPGLERTLQWDPQHAQALIQHLLPVLHNADQRARIEQAARLAAAHLAPLVDQLPSQAVHLDITDDNAVWARDGERQWQLQGVIDFGDLLRTWRIADLSVTCAALLHHAEGDPLRILPAIRAYQALNPLTEAELRALWPLVLNRAAVLVLSSEQQLSVDPGNQYTRDNIAHEWEIFDTATAVPFALMEAAILQAAGLQPATPDLSGCAPLLPELNGQAVTRVDLGVLSVHCEAGNWQQPGFDQYLLSAQPAPACSLHGQYRLSQTHIDRPEEPATCALGVELHVPNGSRVQAPDSGTWQRHGDGRGCLRSAHWALWLQGLEDAPADGQAVEKGQSLGSSCGFLSVQLCLASGTQPPFFATPSHAAAWLALCPSPAALLGFDCDAAPLPDPQALLARRDASFARSQKHYYAQPPHIERGWRNYLIDMQGRSYLDMLNNVAVLGHGHPRMVAESARQWSLLNTNSRFHYAAITEFSERLLKLAPEGFDRVFMVNSGTEANDLAIRLAWAYSGGRDLLSVLEAYHGWSVATDAISTSIADNPQALETRPDWVHPVEAPNTFRGRFRGADSAADYLRDVDAKLADLDARGRQLAGIICEPVYGNAGGISLPAGYLQEAYAKVRARGGVCIADEVQVGYGRLGEYFWGFEEQGVVPDIITMAKGMGNGQPLGVVITRREIAEALEAEGYFFSSAGGSPVSCRIGMAVLDVMHEEGLWDNARDTGRYFKARLQALVDKHPLAGAAHGSGFYLGLELVRDRATLEPATEETMALCDRLRDLGIFMQPTGDYLNILKIKPPMCTTKASVDYFVDSIDRVLGEGL, from the coding sequence ATGTCCAGCCCACAACAGCAGCCCTCCTCCCCCGCCCTAGCCACACTGATCCAGCGCTCCAGTCTGCCCAGCCCTTCACTCAGCGAGCCCCAGGCACACGCCGTGCTGCAGACGCACTACGGCCTTGCCGGCGACCTGTCGGCACTGGGTAGCCAGCAGGACCTGAACTTCCGCGTGGACACCGCACACGGCCGTTTCGTGCTCAAGGCCTGCCACGGCAGCTACGCCCAACTGGAGCTGGAAGCCCAGCATGCCGCCCTGGCCTTCTTGCGCGAACAGGGCCTGCCAGTGCCAGCCGTGCGCACGGCCAATAACGGCCAGGCGTTGCTGGAACTGGACATCGACGGGCAACCGCTGCGCATGCGCCTGCTCGATTACATCGAAGGCCAGCCACTGACCCGCCTCAAGCACATGCAACCCCGCCTGATGGCCGAACTGGGCGGGCTCTGCGCGCGACTGGACAAGGCCCTGGCCACGTTCGACCACCCAGGCCTTGAGCGCACCCTGCAATGGGACCCGCAACACGCCCAAGCGCTGATCCAGCACCTGCTGCCCGTGCTGCACAACGCCGACCAACGCGCCCGCATTGAGCAGGCCGCCCGCTTGGCCGCCGCCCACCTGGCGCCTTTGGTCGACCAACTGCCAAGCCAGGCCGTGCACCTGGACATCACTGACGACAATGCCGTGTGGGCCCGCGACGGCGAGCGCCAGTGGCAACTGCAAGGGGTGATCGATTTCGGCGACCTGCTGCGCACTTGGCGCATCGCCGACCTGTCGGTGACCTGCGCGGCGTTGCTACACCACGCCGAAGGCGACCCGCTGCGGATTCTGCCAGCTATCCGTGCCTACCAAGCGCTCAACCCCTTGACCGAGGCCGAGCTGCGCGCGCTCTGGCCGCTGGTACTGAACCGCGCTGCCGTGCTGGTATTGAGCAGCGAGCAACAACTTAGCGTCGACCCCGGCAACCAGTACACCCGCGACAACATCGCCCATGAATGGGAAATTTTCGACACCGCCACCGCTGTGCCTTTCGCGCTGATGGAGGCGGCCATCCTCCAGGCTGCCGGCCTGCAACCCGCCACACCGGACCTGAGCGGCTGCGCGCCGCTGCTGCCCGAGCTGAACGGGCAGGCTGTAACACGTGTCGACCTGGGTGTGCTCAGCGTGCATTGCGAGGCGGGCAACTGGCAACAACCCGGCTTCGATCAGTACCTGCTGAGCGCGCAACCGGCCCCGGCCTGCAGCCTGCACGGGCAGTATCGCCTGTCGCAAACCCATATCGACCGCCCCGAAGAGCCTGCCACCTGCGCCCTTGGCGTCGAACTGCATGTGCCCAACGGCAGCCGGGTGCAAGCGCCAGATAGCGGCACCTGGCAGCGCCATGGCGATGGCCGTGGTTGCCTGCGCAGCGCGCACTGGGCGTTGTGGCTGCAGGGCCTGGAAGACGCCCCGGCAGATGGCCAGGCGGTCGAAAAAGGCCAGTCGCTGGGCAGCAGCTGTGGCTTCCTCAGCGTGCAGCTGTGCCTGGCCAGCGGCACCCAGCCGCCGTTCTTCGCCACCCCGTCGCACGCTGCCGCCTGGCTGGCCCTGTGCCCGTCGCCGGCCGCGCTGCTGGGCTTCGACTGCGATGCCGCGCCACTGCCCGACCCGCAGGCGCTGTTGGCCCGCCGCGATGCCAGCTTCGCCCGTTCGCAGAAGCACTACTACGCCCAACCACCACACATCGAACGTGGCTGGCGCAACTACCTGATCGACATGCAGGGCCGCTCGTACCTGGACATGCTCAACAACGTCGCGGTGCTGGGCCACGGCCACCCGCGCATGGTCGCCGAGTCAGCGCGGCAGTGGTCGCTGCTGAACACCAACTCGCGCTTCCACTACGCCGCCATCACCGAGTTCTCCGAACGCCTGCTCAAGCTGGCGCCCGAAGGTTTCGACCGGGTGTTCATGGTCAACAGTGGCACCGAGGCCAACGACCTGGCCATTCGCCTGGCCTGGGCCTACAGCGGCGGGCGCGACCTGCTCAGCGTGCTGGAGGCCTACCACGGCTGGTCGGTGGCCACCGATGCCATCTCTACCTCGATCGCCGACAACCCGCAGGCCCTGGAAACCCGCCCGGACTGGGTGCACCCGGTCGAAGCGCCGAACACCTTCCGCGGCCGCTTCCGTGGTGCCGACAGCGCCGCCGACTACCTGCGCGACGTCGACGCCAAGCTGGCCGACCTCGATGCCCGTGGCCGCCAGCTGGCGGGCATCATCTGCGAGCCGGTGTACGGCAATGCCGGTGGTATTTCGCTACCGGCTGGCTATTTGCAAGAGGCCTATGCCAAGGTTCGCGCCCGCGGCGGGGTGTGCATCGCCGACGAAGTTCAGGTGGGCTATGGCCGGCTGGGCGAGTACTTCTGGGGCTTCGAGGAACAGGGCGTGGTGCCCGATATCATCACTATGGCCAAAGGCATGGGCAACGGCCAGCCGCTGGGTGTGGTCATCACCCGCCGCGAGATCGCCGAAGCGCTGGAGGCCGAGGGCTACTTCTTCTCCTCAGCCGGGGGTAGCCCGGTCAGTTGCCGCATCGGCATGGCGGTGCTGGATGTGATGCACGAGGAAGGCCTGTGGGACAACGCCCGCGATACCGGGCGCTACTTCAAAGCGCGCCTGCAGGCACTGGTCGACAAGCACCCGTTGGCTGGCGCGGCGCATGGTTCGGGCTTCTATTTGGGGCTAGAGCTGGTGCGTGACCGCGCAACGCTCGAGCCGGCCACCGAGGAAACCATGGCCCTGTGCGACCGCCTGCGTGACCTGGGTATTTTCATGCAGCCGACCGGCGACTACCTGAACATCCTCAAGATCAAGCCGCCGATGTGCACCACGAAGGCGAGCGTGGATTACTTTGTCGACAGCATTGACCGGGTGCTGGGCGAAGGGTTGTAG